The proteins below come from a single Pichia kudriavzevii chromosome 2, complete sequence genomic window:
- a CDS encoding uncharacterized protein (PKUD0B06330; similar to Saccharomyces cerevisiae YJL087C (TRL1); ancestral locus Anc_1.280), with protein sequence MTAVSFEPLIFSKERAREEIGKSRTLVETLLKLSEEDKKSVKRIDNVIYGTSIPVISWKFNEWDYYSKRKRLPSYARGLFTSEDGVIMCRGYDKFFNMNEMTSVKEDILRSETTGPYSVTVKSNGCIVFISGLEDGTLMVCSKHSTGKHEGLTKNHAMVAQERLLKQLAENDIEQSTLGELLYRSNMTAVCEFCDDDFEEHVLEYKEEKAGLYLHGLNLNTVDFHTYPIEKVEQFALMFGFKPTKYLKFNTFDETLSFMNECSKTGTFQGEEIEGFVIRCYRNNQDYFFKYKFEEPYHLYREMREVTKQFISDGTLKFGKHKLICMDYIKYVMPYLVTDEKLKVNFMDNKGIIELRKKYFESKKTTGIQMVKDELTMFDLEDEMKKLKFGETKSNRYVLITVATIGCGKTTTAVGLQQLYPELISHVQNDNIQTPGKDKLVEAALDVLASKPIVIIDKNNHKVQERKQIFDSFDKCNDTIPKSKLKFICLNFLDHAPKGDKQLWEITRERVVGRGDNHQSIKVETDGIGNAEKIMRGFISRFQPITPNRLPDSRFDYIIDLDVTQRDSSLTNLKKIVKELKEIITDVELEVPAEEDIIKAFEKAKTYKPTFVKKVKPTKRKPSYFGAFVDANVLLETVKSRNIDFYERLLQLNRVQSDFHVTLVHSAMRREGDLKRQCWELYLNTFKTGVTKFADASVEIPANNKCILPDNYTMDIELQRIIWDSKVMCVEVEILGFHHNGESVGLSYANDHAHVTIGTIDKQFPPMLAGVMLRKYHTGKEADNINVVELNEKKVMKGLPLYVFMN encoded by the coding sequence ATGACAGCAGTATCATTTGAACCCCTTATCTTTTCCAAGGAAAGAGCAAGAGAGGAAATTGGGAAGTCCCGGACGCTTGTTGAAACCTTGTTGAAGTTATCTGAAGAGGACAAAAAAAGTGTCAAGAGGATAGACAATGTGATCTATGGGACCAGTATCCCTGTGATCAGCTGGAAGTTCAACGAATGGGATTATTACAGTAAGAGGAAGAGGTTGCCCTCATATGCACGTGGTCTTTTCACCAGCGAAGATGGTGTCATTATGTGTAGAGGGTACgacaaattcttcaatatgaATGAAATGACGAGTGTCAAGGAGGATATTTTGAGATCAGAAACTACTGGTCCATATAGTGTCACTGTTAAGAGTAATGGATgcattgttttcatttccGGTTTGGAGGATGGTACGTTGATGGTTTGCTCCAAACATTCAACGGGAAAGCATGAAGGCCTGACCAAGAACCATGCAATGGTGGCCCAAGAGAGATTGTTGAAGCAATTGGCTGAGAATGATATTGAACAGAGCACCCTAGGAGAGCTACTATATAGATCTAACATGACTGCAGTATGTGAATTTtgtgatgatgattttgaggaGCATGTTCTAGAATACAAAGAAGAGAAGGCGGGATTGTATTTGCACGGGTTAAATTTGAACACCGTTGATTTCCACACATACCCCATTGAGAAAGTGGAACAATTTGCCCTAATGTTTGGCTTCAAGCCAACAAAATATCTGAAATTCAATACATTCGATGAAACACTAAGTTTTATGAACGAATGCAGTAAAACGGGTACCTTCCAAGgggaagaaattgaaggttTTGTGATACGATGTTATCGAAACAATCAAGATTACTTTTTTAAATATAAGTTTGAGGAGCCGTACCATTTATATAGAGAAATGAGGGAGGTGACCAAACAATTCATCAGCGATGGAACACTTAAATTTGGTAAGCATAAGTTGATTTGTATGGACTACATCAAATATGTCATGCCATACCTTGTGACCGATGAGAAGTTGAAAGTGAACTTTATGGACAACAAAGGAATCATTGaattgagaaagaaataCTTTGagtcaaagaaaacaaccGGTATTCAAATGGTTAAGGATGAACTGACCATGTTTGACCTGGAGGATGAGATGAAGAAGCTCAAGTTTGGTGAAACCAAGTCAAATAGGTATGTATTGATAACCGTTGCAACCATTGGGTGCGGGAAAACAACCACAGCTGTTGGATTACAACAGCTATATCCGGAACTTATTTCACATGttcaaaatgataataTCCAAACACCAGGAAAGGACAAGCTTGTTGAAGCTGCATTGGATGTGCTTGCATCCAAGCCAATTGTAATAATAGATAAGAACAACCATAAAGTCCAGGAAAGGAAACAGATTTTTGATTCCTTTGATAAATGCAATGATACGATTCCAAAGTCAAAACTGAAGTTTATTTGCCTTAACTTCTTAGATCACGCCCCAAAGGGTGATAAACAGCTATGGGAAATTACAAGGGAAAGAGTTGTTGGAAGAGGGGACAACCATCAGTCGATCAAGGTGGAAACCGATGGTATTGGAAATGCGGAGAAAATCATGAGAGGATTTATTAGTAGATTCCAGCCAATTACTCCAAATAGACTCCCTGACTCAAGGTTTGATTATATTATTGATCTTGATGTCACTCAACGTGACTCTAGCTTAACtaatctgaaaaaaattgtgaaagaattaaaagaaataatcactgatgttgaattggaAGTACCTGCTGAAGAGGACATAATCAAAGCATTTGAGAAGGCGAAAACATATAAACCAACTTTTGTCAAAAAAGTAAAGCCAACAAAACGTAAGCCATCATATTTTGGCGCATTTGTTGATGCAAACGTCCTATTAGAGACTGTCAAATCACGAAACATTGATTTTTATGAAAGACTACTTCAATTGAATAGAGTGCAGTCTGACTTTCATGTCACTCTTGTTCACTCAGCTATGAGAAGAGAAGGTGATTTGAAAAGACAATGCTGGGAATTGTATCTCAATACGTTCAAGACTGGAGTCACCAAATTTGCCGATGCATCAGTTGAAATCCCAGCGAATAATAAATGTATTTTGCCTGATAATTATACAATGGATATAGAATTACAAAGAATCATATGGGATTCTAAAGTCATGTGTGTGGAGGTTGAGATACTTGGATTCCATCACAATGGTGAGAGCGTAGGATTATCATATGCCAATGATCATGCGCACGTTACTATTGGAACGATTGACAAGCAGTTCCCTCCAATGTTAGCAGGTGTTATGCTAAGGAAATACCACACAGGAAAAGAAGCTGACAATATCAATGTCGTTGAGttaaatgagaaaaaagtgATGAAGGGTCTTCCCCTGTATGTCTTTATGAATTAg
- a CDS encoding uncharacterized protein (PKUD0B06290; similar to Saccharomyces cerevisiae YJL085W (EXO70); ancestral locus Anc_1.281): protein MDIKGPGLDTMLGMDASNVEIAILTENLRSMSTISEEVTTGMSKLSTTNKAAIRHIGPLMNTLRELKIKQGNLHAVESKVAEIKEYAKNIRQLDELLDADLLDAGITGVKQFIETLRKLRAIGSDMKQQGLGGYKALNRQLVEGMLSGDTLLKSDVLKRVSQLNGKDTKNIEEIRVEYEYLTRERDIDIDEQIMRERIGLLKRKMGSCAISTPKVNNDQNYIYDGGNSESFPVYIDKIKGMLSNELYIVHNLFRGFISAELLGSYVNKYVSVVSFEIIGILNGIINFVEKRRTSYNTMYYELCDGANRFVGWLFEQHLVVDQTLQQLAAKCERDALNTFGEFFQYIRSKYEEMVVNVNSHETLNNTFMLISTRINNFSRLRDYQLQYISQITINEWLPVNLPNGFVAEKERSSDPLFLLGTFYSDAIEYSFYLLADKYRGKKADEEVGVILLFNLDGLQTLLEGKSLLKQILGQRGMDRYEKLKKKAMDRAVMQWSTLTARIMQASTLSGSNLSMSQKDLVKFIEEFNITFQELQTTFQRMDIPPYFRKQLVQDITKTLVPSYKIFHAYAGQTGGRSVAKHLTLTPSQLADELSKM, encoded by the coding sequence ATGGATATCAAGGGTCCTGGATTGGATACCATGTTGGGGATGGATGCTTCCAATGTGGAAATTGCAATTTTAACTGAGAATCTGCGAAGCATGAGCACCATTTCAGAGGAGGTGACAACGGGTATGAGTAAATTATCCACCACCAACAAGGCCGCAATTCGACATATAGGTCCATTGATGAACACGTTAAGAGAGTTAAAGATCAAACAGGGGAATTTGCATGCTGTTGAAAGCAAGGTTGCTGAGATCAAGGAGTATGCGAAAAATATACGTCAACTAGATGAGCTTCTTGATGCCGATCTGTTGGATGCTGGTATCACTGGGGTCAAGCAGTTTATTGAGACACTGAGGAAGCTTAGAGCCATTGGTTCGGATATGAAGCAACAAGGGCTTGGCGGATACAAGGCGTTGAATCGACAATTAGTGGAAGGTATGTTGAGTGGTGACACGCTATTGAAAAGCGATGTACTGAAAAGGGTATCCCAATTGAATGGCAAAGACACAAAGAACATCGAGGAAATCAGAGTAGAATATGAGTATCTTACCAGGGAGCGTGACATAGATATCGATGAGCAAATAATGAGGGAGAGAATAGGGTTGTtaaagaggaaaatggGATCTTGTGCCATTAGCACGCCCAAGGTTAACAATGACCAGAACTACATATACGATGGTGGGAACAGTGAGTCTTTCCCCGTGTATATTGACAAAATCAAGGGTATGTTGAGCAATGAATTATATATTGTTCATAATCTTTTCCGTGGGTTTATTAGTGCCGAATTACTAGGGTCGTATGTTAACAAGTATGTCTCTGTGGTATCTTTCGAAATCATTGGGATCTTGAATGGGATTATCAACTTTGTGGAGAAGAGGCGTACCTCATATAATACCATGTACTACGAGCTCTGTGATGGAGCAAATCGGTTTGTTGGATGGCTGTTTGAACAACATCTTGTTGTGGACCAGACATTACAACAGCTTGCTGCCAAATGTGAGAGGGATGCCCTTAATACGTTTGGGgaatttttccaatatatTAGGAGTAAATATGAAGAGATGGTAGTGAATGTCAATTCACATGAGACATTGAACAACACCTTTATGTTGATATCCACtagaatcaacaatttttcaCGCCTGAGAGATTACCAACTCCAATATATATCACAAATTACCATTAATGAGTGGCTACCAGTGAATTTACCAAATGGGTTTGTAGCGGAGAAGGAGCGATCATCTGATCCTTTGTTTCTGTTGGGAACATTTTACAGTGATGCGATTGAATATTCATTCTACCTGTTGGCGGACAAGTACAGGGGCAAGAAAGCCGACGAGGAAGTTGGAGTGATACTCCTCTTCAACCTCGATGGTCTACAAACGCTCCTTGAGGGTAAATCGTTGTTGAAGCAGATATTGGGGCAACGGGGCATGGACCGGTATGAGAAGCTCAAGAAGAAGGCCATGGATAGGGCCGTGATGCAGTGGTCTACATTAACTGCCCGAATTATGCAAGCAAGTACTCTTTCAGGATCCAACTTATCCATGTCGCAGAAGGACCTTGTCAAATTTATCGAAGAGTTTAACATCACCTTCCAAGAGTTACAAACAACTTTCCAGAGGATGGACATTCCACCCTATTTCCGGAAACAACTAGTGCAAGACATCACCAAAACGCTCGTTCCGAGTTACAAGATCTTCCATGCCTATGCTGGACAGACTGGTGGCCGTTCGGTGGCAAAACATCTCACACTGACTCCATCCCAACTGGCGGACGAGCTTTCCAAGATGTAA
- a CDS encoding uncharacterized protein (PKUD0B06310; similar to Saccharomyces cerevisiae YDL157C; ancestral locus Anc_7.334), giving the protein MVPSNILNIFNQGESSTAVADQEICLPCQIMGAFTCFAGSAYFLSDLPFKDANPKQNPLWFRYALRTSGVALFGLGVYRGTEGWLWNTDAKYKDSFLK; this is encoded by the coding sequence ATGGTTCCATCTAACATCCTCAACATTTTTAATCAAGGTGAAAGCTCAACAGCTGTTGCAGATCAGGAGATTTGTCTACCCTGTCAAATAATGGGAGCATTTACATGTTTTGCAGGAAGTGCATATTTCTTATCCGACTTGCCATTTAAAGATGCAAATCCTAAGCAGAATCCATTATGGTTCAGGTACGCTTTAAGGACCTCTGGTGTTGCACTTTTCGGCCTTGGTGTGTATCGGGGCACAGAAGGCTGGTTATGGAACACTGACGCTAAATACAAGGATTCATTCTTAAAATAG
- a CDS encoding uncharacterized protein (PKUD0B06325): protein MLPSKDISGMRPKRKTKRRPTAKTKVKKVDLDVLSSQFSQSQQSYSQHIKTPVRKNRAPNSLVLPNSTIFSPRKDEEYSQENAYDSGSGRETEEKQEKVDGTDEEVIEVESGSSSEESSDGLPHKRHTESSKDGFKKPKGLTSYTAPLNTKNWQPLPPQVHSELSTLLNLLIPTSVDDKEEYYAKALESEIIRPLIAKFASVYLPPIQNKSYRQLSNQRSNEFNLNMLDQEQARLTSSYDINSKQLDMLALQLVKEKEMIAIERGYLKKLKENINTWKTSKNRRLDRLKSELGEKFTNICNSLNAADSGFVGADDIDMVQDTKADTNLDDPDLNKRLLKLNKYLTNLETHVSPTKDFQESLKQLSNKLQKKNTNS from the coding sequence ATGCTCCCCTCTAAAGACATCAGCGGAATGAGACCcaagaggaaaacaaaaagaagaccAACggcaaaaacaaaagttaAGAAGGTGGATTTGGATGTTCTCTCCTCACAATTTTCGCAATCGCAGCAGAGCTACAGTCAACACATCAAGACTCCAGTAAGGAAAAATAGGGCACCTAACTCTTTGGTACTGCCGAATTCCACTATTTTCTCACCAAGGAAGGACGAAGAGTATTCTCAGGAAAATGCATACGATTCAGGAAGTGGGAGAGAGACAGAGgagaaacaagagaaaGTCGATGGaactgatgaagaagtaATCGAAGTCGAATCGGGTTCCTCTAGCGAAGAATCATCCGATGGACTACCTCATAAAAGGCATACAGAATCTAGTAAGGATGGTTTTAAAAAGCCAAAAGGATTGACAAGTTATACTGCTCCCTTGAATACTAAGAACTGGCAACCATTACCACCACAGGTACATAGTGAACTATCGACGCTATTGAACTTACTGATACCAACATCCGTTGATGATAAGGAAGAGTACTACGCTAAGGCATTAGAGTCAGAAATAATACGGCCATTGATAGCCAAATTTGCTTCTGTTTATCTCCCGCCTATTCAAAATAAGTCATATCGGCAGCTAAGTAATCAACGGTCAAACGAATTTAATTTGAATATGCTAGATCAAGAACAAGCAAGACTGACCTCCAGTTATGATATAAACTCGAAACAGCTGGATATGCTTGCACTGCAACTTgtgaaggaaaaggaaatgattGCGATAGAGCGTGGATATttaaaaaagttgaaagagAATATCAATACTTGGAAAACTAGCAAGAACAGGCGTCTTGATAGATTGAAGTCGGAGTTAGGGGAAAAATTTACCAATATCTgtaattctttgaatgcTGCGGACTCTGGCTTTGTTGGTGCCGATGATATAGATATGGTTCAAGATACAAAAGCAGATACAAATCTCGATGATCCTGACTTGAACAAGAGATTATTAAAACTGAATAAatatttgacaaatttggaaacacATGTATCGCCAACTAAGGATTTTCAAGAATCCTTAAAGCAACTATCAAATAAACtacaaaaaaagaacacTAATTCATAA
- a CDS encoding uncharacterized protein (PKUD0B06340; similar to Saccharomyces cerevisiae YGR208W (SER2); ancestral locus Anc_5.125), with product MSHVITAIGHSVLGATENGAISEVLKSSPVVVSSFKLLSRDKATDFFVDIHANTDIVELRNKLKTAVPNVDLILQENTDFRKEKGLIVFDMDSTLIQQEVIEMIAAQANVEDKVAEITTRAMNGELDFKQSLSERVALLKGIHSQTLWDDLKPQLSFTPGVRELCKFMKSKGCKLAVCSGGFLPLAEYVKEELGLDYAFANLLKTEIVGDVEILSGETIGDIVDGERKRDLLVRLAAENGVDLRNTVAVGDGANDLLMMEKSGFGVAWNAKPTVQLKAPACLNSKSLKDVLYMFGYSDIDIN from the coding sequence ATGTCTCACGTCATCACTGCCATAGGCCACTCGGTTCTAGGTGCCACTGAAAACGGCGCCATCTCAGAAGTTCTCAAGTCCAGTCCTGTGGTTGTGTCGTCATTTAAGCTCTTATCGAGAGATAAAGCTACCGATTTCTTTGTCGACATCCATGCCAACACCGACATTGTGGAGCTGCGAAACAAACTGAAGACTGCCGTACCCAATGTTGATCTCATTTTACAAGAAAACACCGACTTTAGAAAGGAGAAGGGGCTGATTGTCTTCGATATGGATTCCACCTTGATCCAGCAGGAGGTGATTGAAATGATTGCAGCACAGGCCAATGTCGAGGACAAGGTTGCCGAGATCACCACCAGGGCAATGAACGGTGAGTTGGATTTCAAACAGTCTTTGAGTGAACGCGTTGCACTATTAAAAGGCATCCACTCACAAACCTTGTGGGATGATTTGAAGCCGCAACTGTCCTTCACCCCCGGTGTTCGTGAGTTATGCAAGTTTATGAAATCAAAGGGCTGTAAATTGGCCGTGTGTTCTGGCGGATTCTTACCGCTAGCCGAATATGTCAAGGAAGAGCTCGGATTGGATTACGCTTTTGctaatttgttgaaaacagaGATTGTTGGTGATGTAGAAATCCTAAGTGGTGAAACCATTGGTGATATCGTCGATGGTGAACGTAAAAGAGATTTGCTTGTGAGACTTGCAGCTGAAAATGGCGTTGATTTACGTAATACCGTGGCGGTTGGAGATGGTGCAAACGATCTCTTGATGATGGAGAAGTCGGGTTTTGGTGTTGCCTGGAACGCAAAGCCAACTGTCCAGTTGAAAGCTCCTGCTTGTTTGAACTCCAAGAGTTTGAAAGATGTATTGTACATGTTTGGCTATTCGGATATAGATATTAATTAG
- a CDS encoding uncharacterized protein (PKUD0B06320; similar to Saccharomyces cerevisiae YDL156W (CMR1); ancestral locus Anc_7.333), giving the protein MSISEFEKQRQANIARNKELLRKLNLTELANEFGKSDNNIKPKPKPKNKPKPKVKIEKEAPIPLRRSRRIAGVKAEDTEANKELDKLDEEKLEKERLKALESVRLSDDLKLTEVISDVSVLDKLGKSFSMGDFFDEIKTKPLANKTIQQAREDMEKLSLYESFHPNHILLTTSRMTTIEFHPSNKRKVVFGGDTNGMLGIWAVDDDGDDEPAITRFNPHRKNIARIAVRPEALEEVVSCSYDGSIRTMDLTKNISKVIVEFDDQWGDASGISDFKFIDKNVGYLTTLNGEFAKFDLREDTIRRESCDVYRLHDKKIGYFSACPTDSNLVASASLDRTMRIWDLRMIRRQVWSDYEDAKGPQCIAAYRSRLSVSCTDWNKSGDIVCNGYDDSIRIFQMDKGEGILSYSKTLVKPEEGDVAENLNPDVTIKHNCQSGRWVSILKSRWQEDPMDGVEKFVIANMKKYFDIYSRDGTMLAHIGDENMTSVPAVCTFHPTENWVVGGNSSGKTFLLT; this is encoded by the coding sequence ATGTCCATTTCGGAGTTTGAAAAGCAAAGACAGGCGAATATTGCCCGAAACAAGGAGCTTTTAAGGAAGCTCAACTTGACGGAATTAGCCAACGAGTTTGGGAAATCAGATAACAACATAAAGCCAAAGCctaaaccaaaaaataagCCGAAACCTAAGGTTAAGATTGAGAAAGAAGCACCAATCCCCCTACGCCGTTCAAGAAGAATAGCAGGTGTCAAAGCTGAAGACACGGAGGCAAATAAAGAACTGGATAAATTGGACGaggaaaaacttgaaaaagaaaggcTGAAGGCCTTGGAATCAGTTCGACTAAGTGATGATTTGAAACTAACGGAAGTGATCAGTGATGTCTCTGTCCTTGACAAGCTAGGGAAGTCATTCTCTATGGGCGacttttttgatgaaattaagaCCAAACCATTGGCTAATAAGACAATCCAGCAAGCAAGAGAAGACATGGAAAAATTATCCCTTTATGAAAGCTTCCACCCCAATCATATCCTGTTAACTACATCGCGTATGACGACAATTGAGTTTCACccatcaaacaaaagaaaagtcGTCTTTGGAGGTGATACTAATGGTATGTTGGGTATCTGGGCGGTAGACGACGACGGGGACGATGAACCGGCTATAACAAGATTCAATCCACACAGAAAGAATATTGCAAGAATTGCAGTTAGACCCGAGGCATTAGAGGAAGTGGTGAGCTGTTCCTATGACGGCTCCATTAGAACGATGGATTTGaccaaaaatatttcaaaagttattgttgaatttgacgATCAATGGGGAGATGCGTCTGGAATATCGGACTTTAAATTTATAGATAAAAATGTTGGCTATTTGACAACGTTAAATGGTGAATTTGcaaagtttgatttgagaGAGGATACCATCAGAAGAGAGTCGTGTGATGTTTACAGGCTACACGACAAGAAAATTGGTTACTTTTCCGCATGTCCAACAGATTCAAACTTGGTTGCATCAGCTAGCTTGGACCGGACGATGAGGATATGGGATTTGAGGATGATCAGAAGGCAGGTTTGGTCTGATTATGAAGATGCCAAAGGGCCACAGTGTATTGCCGCTTACAGAAGTCGGCTAAGTGTGAGCTGCACAGATTGGAATAAAAGCGGAGATATTGTATGTAATGGATACGACGATAGCATTCGTATCTTCCAGATGGACAAAGGAGAGGGTATTTTAAGCTACTCCAAAACGCTAGTGAAACCGGAGGAGGGTGATGTCGCTGAAAATCTAAACCCGGACGTTACAATCAAACACAACTGCCAGTCTGGTCGATGGGTGTCGATTTTGAAGTCCAGATGGCAAGAGGACCCTATGGATGGCGTTGAAAAGTTTGTAATAGCCAACATGAAGAAATACTTTGACATTTATAGCCGAGATGGTACAATGTTAGCACATATTGGTGATGAAAACATGACATCGGTTCCAGCCGTGTGTACGTTTCATCCTACGGAGAATTGGGTTGTTGGCGGTAACTCCTCAGGTAAAACGTTTTTGCTAACCTGA
- a CDS encoding uncharacterized protein (PKUD0B06300), which translates to MIVSESSMRNAVLFYLCLIWLLPVSAKQNQTLFHFSPNVDAFYREQELSERRNNSCIMGIPGVKCVNYFNRECFHCSSISRTSDQENQLIIVSKENKKEALQSNNRFFNEHSNKQRSYYNIEKTGPKYNYKRDKVIGVNLGGWLVTEPFITPSLYEAASKDGTEAGTPIDEYNYCLQLGPDISFQRLKHHWETWITEDDFIKIKSYGFNSVRLPIGYWAFAHLIDDPYVFGQEEYLEKSIEWCRNHGLKLWIDLHGIPGSQNGFDNSGRRDHLQWMNPITNYNLGLEVIRYIFEKYGDDQYSDVVIGYQNLNEPLHNVYQPENIIKFDKEAYKLLRQITNNYFVYHDSFLDVEFWEAYLLEPEFIHTVLDHHRYQVFETHLLKYTVDEHLEALKKHVSRYMAVDKLQVIGEWSAALTDCGKWLNGVGRGARYDNTYAGTGVIGECKYSDDPSKLTDQDRDNTRRFIEGQLDLYSKVDGFFFWTYKTESAIEWSMKDLLEIGLFPQPLSDRKYPKIA; encoded by the coding sequence ATGATTGTTTCCGAATCTTCAATGAGAAATGCCGTTCTCTTTTATCTCTGTCTGATTTGGCTACTGCCGGTTTCTGCAAAACAGAACCAAACGCTGTTTCATTTCTCCCCCAACGTAGATGCTTTCTACAGAGAGCAAGAACTTTCCGAAAGGAGAAATAATAGTTGTATAATGGGTATTCCTGGAGTGAAGTGTGTAAACTATTTCAACCGTGAATGCTTCCACTGTAGTTCCATTTCAAGAACAAGCGATCAAGAAAATCAGCTTATTATTGTTAGcaaggaaaataaaaaagaggCACTCCAGAGCAACAATAGGTTTTTTAATGAACACTCCAATAAGCAAAGGAGCTACtataatattgaaaagacTGGACCAAAATACAACTACAAGAGAGATAAAGTTATTGGTGTCAACTTGGGTGGTTGGTTAGTCACAGAACCATTTATAACCCCATCTTTATATGAAGCTGCATCCAAAGATGGTACAGAGGCCGGGACACCGATAGATGAGTACAATTATTGTCTACAGCTAGGCCCAGATATTTCATTTCAGAGATTGAAACACCATTGGGAGACATGGATAACTGAGgatgattttattaagATAAAGAGTTACGGCTTCAACTCTGTGAGGTTGCCTATTGGATATTGGGCATTTGCACATCTGATAGATGATCCTTATGTTTTTGGACAAGAAGAATACTTAGAAAAATCGATTGAGTGGTGTAGAAACCATGGATTGAAACTTTGGATTGATTTGCATGGTATTCCTGGTTCGCAAAATGGATTTGATAATTCTGGAAGGAGAGatcatcttcaatggaTGAATCCCATTACAAATTACAACCTCGGTTTGGAGGTTATTCGatatatctttgaaaaatatggagATGACCAATATTCAGATGTTGTCATTGGATAccaaaatttgaatgaacCCTTACATAATGTATATCAACCAGAAAACATAATTAAATTCGACAAGGAAGCTTATAAACTGTTACGTCAAATAACCAACAACTATTTTGTGTACCACGATTCATTTTtagatgttgaattttggGAAGCCTATCTATTAGAACCGGAATTTATCCACACTGTTCTTGACCATCATAGATACCAAGTCTTTGAAACGCATTTGCTAAAGTATACGGTTGATGAACATCTTGAAGCGTTGAAGAAGCATGTATCAAGATACATGGCTGTTGATAAACTACAGGTGATTGGAGAATGGTCGGCAGCTCTTACTGATTGTGGAAAATGGCTCAATGGAGTTGGAAGGGGTGCAAGATACGATAATACCTATGCTGGAACAGGCGTGATTGGTGAATGTAAATACAGTGATGATCCGAGCAAGCTGACAGATCAAGACCGTGACAATACGAGAAGGTTTATAGAAGGCCAGCTAGATCTATACAGTAAAGTCGATGGGTTTTTCTTCTGGACGTACAAGACCGAGAGTGCCATTGAGTGGAGTATGAAAGACCTTTTGGAGATTGGACTCTTCCCACAACCATTGAGCGATCGCAAGTACCCAAAGATTGCGTAA